The following is a genomic window from Acipenser ruthenus chromosome 19, fAciRut3.2 maternal haplotype, whole genome shotgun sequence.
AGTCtcaaaatgaaatttataattaaagttcgggaggagggtcagacaccaatctccacgtcaccaaattgaatcattcaatttacacattagctaatttaaattgttagcactataaataccctcttcacttatctctcagttgcgttttgatttcatcgtaacccaccacctccccatctccacctttcttaataacagtttttatgttttatcaaatgggggtctcagcctcgtccagttggccaggcagcgaaccctcaaaccaagttaggtttgatgccaaatgaatgtgtatatacagcatacttctgttaaatcgcatactccgcattatctacaataaatatttgtactaaaacattttgtgattggtgtttgtcccgaactactgaatgaTTATTGGTTGGTTCACagtataaaatacaatatacacCTACACAGTGTTGGTAACAACTTCCAAAACAGCCCAATctcaataggaggctgtgtggtccagtggttaaagaaatggatttgtaaccaggaggtccctggttcaaatcccacctcagccactgactcattgtgtgatcctgagcaagtcacttaacctccttgtgctccgtctttcgggtgagacataattgtaagtgactctgcagctgatgcatagttcacacaccctagtctctgtaagtcgccttgtataaaggcgtctgctaaataaactgctAAAATTACGCATTCTGTTTTTATTCTATATACATGCTGGGCTTCATTATTATTGGTATTAGTAGGGGTAGTAGTAGTACAACTGCTATAGAGAACATATTTCTTTTAATATTATACAgtagtttttaaacatttaaatctgTACTCATCctattgaaaagtaaaaaaaaggtcCCAAGAATATTGTAAATCAAAGTGTGAGAGGAATGTGAGGAATACAGTATCATGCTGTATAATAATGACCAGACTTCCTAATCACTCCCTTTTCATTCTTTGCAGGACAACAGCAGCTGGCTGCAGGACCAGTGTATGAAGATGGGCGACGCGTACATCATTGTGTATTCCGTGACAGACAAGGCCAGCTTCGAGAAGGCTTCGGAGTTGAGGATCCAGCTGCGGAGAGCCCGGCAGTCCGAGGATATCCCCATCATCCTGGTGGGAAACAAGAGCGACCTGGTGCGCTCGCGAGAGGTCTCTGTGGAAGGTGAGCGCTGCAGCCCTCGCCAGCTTCTACTGTAGCAGCCCTTTGCATATAGGGAGAGAGGCAGGACAGCTTAGTGCTAACATGACTCTATAACGTATACAAGTGTGGGAGCCTTATGTATACAAGTGCAGCAGCTAGACAAATATTAAAATGCAGAGGCGCCAGTGCAGATATGTTCTCTAAAATGAAAGAATGCAAATCCTGCTCCCTTAATTCCTCCGTCTCTCTCCGTCTCTTACTGAGGGGGTCTCAGAAGGCTTATTTAGGTTTCTATCCACCAGTcaacactttttgaaaaacattAGTATGCCACCGTTCTGTAGTATATTGATTCACACAATACCAGGATCATTCCTACCATCTCTTTGTGATGTTGCTTGGGATTTGGATACTGCTTGAACAACTACTGAGATCTGCTCCATGTGAGTTTAAAGAAATACAGAGACAAGAACCTCTAACTGGAGAGTGCAGATTTAGCTTCCCTTTTGCAGTGACAGCATTTGACCACTGGGGGCACTATGTCCTAATCCAATTGTAATGGTAAACACAATGTTAAAGGAGAACACATATCAGCCCTAATCATCCTATTTGTAGCATTCCCAAGCCCTAACAGTGATTAGTAAGCTTGCAACACCTGGGGGAGGATGTGGGTGTTAATGAATGAGAGGGTATGAATGAGTGAAGATCGTGTCACTGATCACTTGTGTTCTCTTTTCAGAGGGGAGGGCATGCGCGGTGGTGTTCGACTGCAAGTTCATCGAGACGTCGGCGTCTCTTCACCACAACGTGCAGGCCCTGTTTGAGGGTATCGTGAGGCAGATCCGCCTGAGGAAAGACAGCAAGGAGGACAACGCACGGCGCATGGCCAGCAGCAAGCGACGGGAGAGCATCGGCAAGAAGGCCAAACGCTTCCTGGGCCGGCTAGTGgccaaaaacaacaagaaaatggCCTTCAAACAGAAGTCTAAATCCTGCCATGACCTCTCTGTGCTCTGAGGTTCCTAATCAAACTGCACCAGACCGGATGCTGTGCGATACAGGCTTGGAGTTTTGACAATAACCTGAGGACTGACGTTGCTGTAttattctgaaataataatacaaacaaacaaaaaaaaactgatggaCAATTCAACAGTGTTCTGCATGAAGCTTACTGaattttattttcataacattTTCTTTACTCTCTGCCTTAAAAGTACAGCTTGTGAACCTGTATATAGATGTACATACCAGCAAGGCATGTCCGTACGATTGGTGTTTGCTAAAGCTgtgccttgtttaaaaaaaacataaactgtTTATTGCCCTTTCTTAAAGAAAGTCAGTGTTTGGTCACCCAGAAGCTGAGAAGAGGTGGCTGTGAAGCAGATAGCAAACCCTGTTGTATCATATTGACATGCTTGCTAAAAAGGacaaattaggattttttttacaGGCACTATATTGATGATTCCACCATTAACCGGTCCTTTAAGAGTGCAATTCAGTGCGCAGGTTCGCACTTGTATTGAGGTATTGGGATGACTTGGGGGGGGCAGGTTATTACTACCTGAAAGTTtatctttttcttattttatttagattttaaaacTCCACGTAGGAAAGAAAAATAAGCAATAACTAAATATAGCTATTGTGGATTTAATAGTATTTTAATGAGGttgttttgcactttcatttaaTATTATTCAATTTAAAAATTGGTTACATGTTtacataaatgttttataataaagTATGATCTTGCAATCTGAGTCTTTGAAGTTGTCACAATTACAGCAGGTCTAGTTTGCCCTATCACTGCTGTTCATCGTGGTAGAAATACACAGAACACACCTAGATTTACTTCCGCTGGGCATCCATTCTGAAGAAAAAATCTATGCATTCATTCTAATGGAATCGAATCACATACAGGGGTTCAATAAAAATGACCTGCCATAacattgtcaatagggtgtaAGCCCCACAAGGTATCCAGGATTCTGGAGGGATATGCATGTTCAGGAGTGATTACCACCTCCATTAGGGAAGTTGGAGGGAAATCTGCAGCCTGTTCTATAGAATGGCCTATGAAGAATCGTCCCCTTTTATTTCTTGTGAAAAATTAGTTGTCACTTGGGAACatacgtacaaaaaaaaaaaaaagaaaaataaagatagaaaGATTGGTAACTTACAGTGAAACACTGAAGTTTAGACAGTTGGCAGCTTGTGGCTATCAACATATTGATAAACTAGCTAATGATGCTACACAGAATGGTGAGTCAGAATGGAGTATTTATTATcacatgaaatgaaatgaaatgattgcTGCAGtataccatgaaaaaaaaaaataggaaaatgtAGTAAAGCATTATTAAAacattgaaagcatggtaaagcacagaaaggtttAAATCCCAGACTAGTATTATAAAGCAATGTAAAAACCATGGTATGGTAAACTGCAAAAAAGTATCTTAGAGGTAGACAACTTTGGACCATCTAGTCTTTATTGCTAACAAATCTTAATTATTAAATTGACAAATGAAACCACTGACCACCCTGTATTTATCTACTTAATCATTTTATTATAGCTGTTAAATATGTAGTGAAATGGCTCCCCAAGACCGGTCTTAGAGTATAAACATGAGTACGTTTTCAACATAAATATTTGTCATTTAAACACATTGACACTGCACTAACCATTGGAAGTGGCTGCATTTACACAAAGTCAAGTATTCTAACCTTGAATACATGTTTTGTAATCATAGGGCAAAACAAACCACTGCGTGTGTTGTATAAAACAAGCCGTTTCCACAACTGCGTGAACATTAAAATGTGACTGGATCAAGTCATactacacaacacaaaacactaaacggTAGGAGCCTTTTCGAATTCTGATGCATCTGACAGAAGTTAAGTGGGTTAAGTTTTGGTTTTTTTCCAAATGAATTCTAACAGTCATCAGCTAGTGCACAGTATCAGATacattttaatacttttttttggacagactgacagagagagagatactagAGAAAACATTTGAAACTCCTATCAATATTTGATGAAAACCTGTATGGTGCATTCATGAACTATTATCACAGGCTTCTGTAAAACCGAACCACCtgttgtttaatttttgtgtcctttaaATTTAAATGGGGGTTATGTTCAGCATGGTTTAATCTTTTAGACTCTGTTGGTGGTTAATGCATATTTTAATTACAAAGTCAATAATTAACCTTGCAAGTCAGAAAACTGTTTCACTTTAAATTTCACTATTCTGCCACCCCACAGAAGAACTACAGACGCCCAAGGAACAGGTAAGAACATACTGTTTGTGTTTGAAGCGCAAAATAAATGAATGAGCAAGGGCTTAAACCTGTATTATATGATCTATATTTAGTTGTAAGTTCCACTGTACTGTTGATTTCTAAACCTTCTGGATACAAAAATATGTTAGCAATTCAGCAGAAATTGACAACCAGACATGTTATTCAAAGGTTATTTTGGCTGCTTTTGGATGATATGACTTCACATACTGTACCTGAATATGAATATAAAGCACTGTTAATTCTGGAATGAAGTGTGATTAGCAACAGGAATGACTTGTCTCTTCAATGTCAAATGATCATCATTACTATTCACTTTGACTTCAGTGATTGGCTATATGTTTTGCTTCTAGATCTGTTGTActgatctttttttaatatactttatgtTTAATCATAAATTAGtagaaaataaattgtgtttaataaaataagatGTTTTCCTTCTTGAAAACCCCTCTATTACCCATCTCTATTCTCCCTTAATTTCCACCATTAATTAATAGTCGGATAAGTGCAAAAAACCACACCCTCACCAACGTTCACTTATATCACAGATTCTCTCAAGGTCACAGTAATAACGGCTCAAAGTTAAGGCAGGGAAATGAAATGGATAGGatttaaatggaaaatttaaGGGAATGTAAATCGTAAAAGAGCCC
Proteins encoded in this region:
- the LOC117424668 gene encoding GTP-binding protein RAD-like; translated protein: MTLNKGDRLRNLDKRRSSMPFPMNQHLHRRSMPVDERELKSALPTLQLGELSDLVRCTSYSPDEQHRDRWVSDSSDSVISSGSDTEGQVYKVVLLGEQAVGKSSLARIFGGIEDTHDCEEAGNTYNRSVVVDDEEASIVLYDIWEQDNSSWLQDQCMKMGDAYIIVYSVTDKASFEKASELRIQLRRARQSEDIPIILVGNKSDLVRSREVSVEEGRACAVVFDCKFIETSASLHHNVQALFEGIVRQIRLRKDSKEDNARRMASSKRRESIGKKAKRFLGRLVAKNNKKMAFKQKSKSCHDLSVL